A section of the Scleropages formosus chromosome 16, fSclFor1.1, whole genome shotgun sequence genome encodes:
- the smim19 gene encoding small integral membrane protein 19: protein MGGYGVMADEETIDYSVHEAWNEATNVYLLVILVSFGLLMYARKNKRKIMRIFALPPAVGSAPEPNFYDSLQKVRLRQQLEMYSIARKFEQQQSTSDNVQVSME, encoded by the exons ATGGGCGGCTACGGCGTGATGGCTGATGAGGAGACCATTGATTATTCGGTGCACGAGGCGTGGAACGAGGCCACCAACGTGTATCTGCTCGTTATCCTGGTCAGCTTCGGTCTGCTTATGTACGCCAGAAA GAACAAGAGGAAGATCATGCGCATTTTCGCGCTGCCTCCGGCAGTGGGATCCGCGCCTGAGCCCAACTTCTACGACAGCCTGCAGAAAGTGCGGCTCCGGCAGCAGCTCGAGATGTACTCCATCG CCAGGAAAtttgagcagcagcagagcacaagTGACAATGTCCAGGTCTCCATGGAGTGA